The bacterium genome has a segment encoding these proteins:
- a CDS encoding TIGR00282 family metallophosphoesterase has translation MSEKSLHILFIADIVGRPGIDVVAGLLPGLKKSHAVDLCIANGENADGGNGLTEAIARQLFSLGVDVITGGNHTWGNSQFRSYLDSTQKVLRPLNYPPQAPGRGSTIILTSRQIPVGVLNLQGRTFMYPIDCPFRTGHEEVARLREKTPIILVDFHAEATAEKAALAWYLDGAVSAIIGTHTHVQTADERIMPKGTAFITDVGMTGPHDSVIGMDAQVAIKRFTTVLPEKYRMASANIRLNGALIEIDSSSGRAQRITRINVP, from the coding sequence GTGAGCGAAAAGTCGCTGCATATCCTTTTCATTGCGGACATCGTTGGCAGACCGGGGATCGATGTGGTGGCCGGCCTGCTACCGGGCTTGAAGAAAAGTCATGCGGTGGATCTCTGTATCGCCAACGGGGAAAACGCCGATGGTGGCAACGGCCTGACCGAAGCCATCGCGCGACAGCTTTTTTCTCTCGGTGTGGATGTCATCACCGGCGGAAACCATACCTGGGGCAACAGCCAGTTTCGCAGTTATCTCGACAGCACCCAAAAGGTGCTGCGGCCGCTGAACTATCCGCCGCAAGCCCCGGGCCGCGGTTCCACGATTATCCTGACCAGTCGGCAAATACCGGTTGGGGTGCTCAATCTCCAGGGGCGCACCTTCATGTATCCGATCGACTGTCCCTTTCGCACCGGACATGAAGAGGTGGCGCGGCTTCGGGAAAAGACCCCGATCATTCTGGTCGATTTTCATGCCGAGGCCACCGCGGAAAAAGCAGCCCTGGCCTGGTACCTGGATGGCGCGGTCAGCGCCATCATCGGCACCCATACCCATGTTCAGACGGCCGATGAACGGATCATGCCCAAGGGCACGGCTTTCATCACCGATGTCGGTATGACGGGCCCGCACGACTCGGTTATCGGCATGGATGCCCAGGTGGCGATCAAGCGCTTCACCACCGTTCTGCCCGAAAAGTATCGTATGGCCAGCGCCAATATTCGCCTCAATGGCGCCCTCATCGAGATTGATAGCAGCAGCGGACGGGCCCAGCGAATCACTCGCATCAATGTTCCCTGA
- the rny gene encoding ribonuclease Y, whose protein sequence is MDTYLVILIAIAAAAVAFIGGWMVSRHIGRGKVTEAEKIADKLISDARKEAENLKKEKTLEAKDEIFKHRQNLENEIKNRRADLQKIENKLTAREMNLDRRHDLLTTKEKELDEIESRLRSREENVHKREAELDTLIEEQNHRLEKISGISNEEAKRILMLNLIEKAKQEAAQSIKEIKDHARQQANREAKEIIIQAIQRTAANHSTETTVSVVNLPSDEMKGRIIGREGRNIRSFESATGVEVIVDDTPEAVVLSGFDPFRREVARIALERLVIDGRIHPTRIEEVVEKTKQEMEEKLVEEGEKALMECGIASMHIELVKLLGKLKYRTSYGQNVLQHAIEVSYLCGLMAAALDLDGNLAKRAGLLHDIGKAIDRYTDGTHTEIGLEIAKKYGEGPIVQNAIAAHHEDVPIISPISVLVQAADAISGSRPGARRETLETYIKRLDGLEGLAKSFAGVGKAYAIQAGREVRVMVEHEKIDDAMSEQLATDIAEKIQSEMEYPGQIKVTVIREYRAIDYAK, encoded by the coding sequence ATGGATACCTATTTGGTCATACTCATAGCCATCGCGGCTGCCGCAGTGGCTTTTATCGGCGGCTGGATGGTTTCACGTCATATCGGTCGGGGCAAGGTTACCGAAGCCGAAAAAATAGCCGACAAACTGATCTCGGATGCGCGCAAAGAGGCGGAAAACCTCAAAAAGGAAAAGACCCTCGAAGCCAAAGACGAGATCTTCAAACACCGGCAAAATCTTGAAAACGAGATAAAAAACCGACGCGCGGACCTGCAAAAGATTGAAAACAAGCTGACGGCGCGCGAGATGAACCTGGACCGGCGCCACGATTTGCTGACCACCAAGGAAAAGGAACTCGATGAGATCGAGAGCCGGCTCAGGAGTCGCGAGGAAAATGTCCACAAACGGGAAGCAGAACTCGACACCCTGATCGAGGAACAGAACCACCGCCTTGAGAAGATCAGCGGCATTTCCAACGAAGAGGCCAAACGCATCCTCATGCTGAACCTTATTGAAAAGGCCAAGCAGGAGGCCGCCCAAAGCATCAAGGAGATCAAGGACCACGCCCGTCAACAGGCCAACCGGGAAGCAAAAGAGATCATTATTCAGGCGATCCAGCGCACGGCAGCCAACCATTCCACGGAAACGACCGTCTCCGTCGTCAATCTCCCCAGCGACGAGATGAAGGGACGCATCATCGGCCGCGAGGGACGCAACATCCGCTCCTTTGAATCGGCAACCGGCGTCGAGGTGATCGTCGATGATACCCCGGAGGCGGTCGTTCTCTCCGGTTTCGATCCCTTCCGGCGTGAGGTCGCCCGCATCGCGCTGGAGCGCCTGGTTATCGACGGGCGCATCCACCCGACGCGGATTGAGGAGGTGGTCGAGAAAACCAAGCAGGAGATGGAGGAAAAACTCGTCGAGGAGGGTGAAAAAGCCCTGATGGAATGCGGTATTGCCAGCATGCACATCGAGTTGGTCAAGCTGCTCGGCAAGCTCAAGTACCGCACCAGCTACGGGCAGAATGTCCTGCAGCATGCCATCGAGGTTTCCTATCTCTGCGGTCTGATGGCCGCGGCTCTCGATCTCGACGGCAATCTGGCTAAACGCGCCGGTCTGCTGCACGACATCGGCAAGGCGATCGACCGGTATACCGATGGCACCCATACCGAAATCGGTCTGGAGATTGCGAAAAAGTACGGCGAGGGACCGATTGTCCAGAATGCCATCGCCGCACATCACGAGGATGTACCCATCATTTCGCCGATCTCCGTCCTGGTCCAGGCCGCTGATGCCATCAGCGGATCCCGTCCGGGAGCGCGCCGCGAAACCCTTGAAACCTACATCAAGCGTCTTGACGGACTCGAGGGGTTGGCCAAATCCTTCGCCGGTGTCGGCAAAGCCTATGCCATCCAAGCCGGCCGCGAGGTGCGCGTCATGGTGGAGCATGAAAAAATCGACGACGCCATGTCCGAGCAATTGGCCACCGACATCGCCGAAAAGATCCAGAGCGAGATGGAATACCCCGGGCAAATCAAGGTGACGGTTATCCGGGAATACCGCGCCATCGATTACGCCAAGTAA
- a CDS encoding cell division protein ZapA — protein sequence MNDEKNILKVNIFGTDYPLKVNANVEYVQRIAEYVDQKMRDVQTAKPNRPLHQIAILAALNIADELLQQRELSKKKLNSFEDRVKTLTHQFDIDIQELMEEGKKGV from the coding sequence ATGAATGATGAAAAGAACATCCTCAAGGTGAATATTTTTGGCACCGATTATCCGCTTAAGGTTAATGCCAATGTGGAATATGTACAGCGCATTGCCGAATACGTCGACCAGAAAATGCGCGACGTACAGACAGCCAAACCCAATCGTCCTTTGCATCAGATCGCTATATTGGCTGCCCTGAACATCGCCGACGAACTTCTCCAGCAGCGGGAATTGTCCAAAAAGAAATTGAATTCCTTTGAGGATCGGGTCAAAACCCTGACCCATCAGTTTGACATCGACATTCAGGAACTCATGGAGGAAGGCAAGAAAGGCGTCTGA
- the pheT gene encoding phenylalanine--tRNA ligase subunit beta yields the protein MKVTLSWLKEFVDISLSMQELSHTLTMTGLEVESVEEIARPFSGVVASRIIRCAPHPQADKLQICRVDAGRGEELDVVCGAPNARAGLLVPLALPGAVLDQTLKVSARKIRGVSSSGMLCSEAELGLTDRAEGLMLLDGSAQPGQDLLQWLGEPDYLLDIFITPNRPDCLSVIGLAREIAAATRRPLRLPKLVSRTVDQAMPPRIPVTIEAPELCPRYSGLYFETIRLQPAPFWMAYRLHHAGVRSINCVVDITNYVMLEYGQPLHAFDAAYLSGQRLVVRAAAAGEAFTTLDGKNHTIEAGTCLICDGEKPIALAGIMGGLNSEVQPTTTAVFLESAHFAALGIRKSSKQLAISTESSRRFERGADPEGTLPALDRASGLLEALTGATPVGGSVDCYPQPLPRAQIDLRLSAVKTLIGVELSAAEVIEILERLEITCAEKSADLIACIVPPFRPDLTRPVDLIEEVARIYGYDQIPFAQTVALDQSQTANPRVAFQDQVRHLLAGFGLHETLSLSLVSPQAAAPFLPANSAVVELLNPLSTEWSVFRTNLLISLLQNAAYNRNRQMPNLRFFEIGNVAWKRGDRFEEEKQVAGLLVGETGESAWYGKPRAVDFYDIKGLFYALIEQLGIQGVTLGVAQGAYWAPESAGIYLKDQSLLGSFGRLSEAVLQSFKLKTADCFGLVLSFDQLYAHRLVHRRFQPIARFPMIPFDIALLLDDEIAVGAVEQAIRESGGEYLVKVHLFDYYQGEQVPKGKKSVAFSLNFCSKERTLGVNEVEQQVAAILARLSAQFGAELRPR from the coding sequence GTGAAAGTTACCCTCAGCTGGCTTAAGGAATTTGTCGATATTTCGCTCTCCATGCAGGAGTTGTCCCATACCCTGACCATGACGGGGCTGGAAGTCGAATCCGTCGAGGAGATTGCCCGCCCCTTCAGCGGAGTGGTCGCCAGCCGCATCATCCGCTGCGCGCCACATCCTCAGGCTGACAAGCTGCAGATCTGCCGGGTCGATGCCGGCAGGGGAGAGGAGCTCGACGTGGTCTGCGGCGCTCCCAATGCCCGCGCCGGCCTGCTTGTGCCGCTCGCCCTCCCCGGAGCTGTCCTGGACCAGACCCTCAAGGTTTCGGCTCGCAAAATCCGCGGCGTTTCCAGCAGTGGCATGCTTTGCTCTGAGGCCGAGCTCGGATTGACCGACCGGGCGGAGGGATTGATGCTCCTTGATGGATCCGCCCAGCCCGGTCAGGATCTGTTGCAGTGGTTGGGAGAGCCCGACTATCTCCTGGATATTTTCATCACGCCCAACCGTCCGGACTGCCTCAGCGTCATCGGCCTCGCCCGCGAGATCGCAGCCGCCACACGCCGTCCCCTGCGGCTGCCAAAGCTTGTCTCGCGTACCGTCGACCAGGCAATGCCGCCGCGGATCCCAGTAACCATCGAGGCGCCGGAGCTTTGCCCGCGCTACTCGGGGCTCTATTTCGAAACGATTCGACTTCAGCCGGCGCCCTTCTGGATGGCGTACCGGCTCCATCACGCGGGCGTTCGGTCCATCAATTGCGTGGTGGATATCACCAATTATGTCATGCTGGAGTACGGCCAGCCTTTGCATGCTTTTGACGCCGCCTATCTCTCCGGGCAACGTCTTGTCGTGCGCGCCGCCGCTGCGGGGGAAGCCTTCACCACCCTTGACGGGAAAAACCATACCATCGAGGCGGGGACCTGCCTGATTTGCGACGGCGAAAAACCAATAGCGTTGGCGGGTATCATGGGCGGTCTCAACTCGGAGGTTCAACCCACCACCACGGCAGTCTTTCTCGAAAGTGCCCATTTCGCGGCGTTGGGAATCCGCAAATCCAGCAAGCAATTGGCCATCTCGACGGAATCCTCGCGGCGCTTCGAGCGCGGGGCTGACCCAGAGGGGACCCTGCCCGCCCTCGATCGCGCCAGCGGCTTGCTGGAAGCGCTCACCGGGGCGACACCCGTTGGCGGGAGTGTGGATTGTTATCCGCAACCGCTGCCCCGCGCTCAGATTGATTTGCGCCTGAGCGCCGTCAAGACGTTGATCGGCGTCGAACTCTCCGCCGCCGAGGTCATCGAGATCCTCGAACGGCTCGAGATCACCTGTGCGGAAAAATCTGCAGACCTGATCGCCTGCATCGTTCCCCCATTTCGTCCCGATCTCACCCGGCCTGTGGATCTGATTGAGGAGGTCGCCCGGATTTACGGATACGATCAAATTCCCTTCGCCCAAACGGTGGCCCTGGATCAATCCCAGACCGCGAATCCGCGGGTGGCCTTTCAGGACCAGGTACGCCATCTGCTCGCCGGTTTTGGATTGCATGAAACGCTCTCCCTGAGCCTCGTCTCACCCCAGGCGGCGGCGCCTTTCCTTCCGGCAAACAGCGCAGTGGTCGAGCTGCTGAATCCCCTCAGCACCGAGTGGTCGGTTTTTCGCACCAATCTGTTGATTTCACTGCTCCAGAATGCCGCATATAACCGCAACCGCCAGATGCCCAACCTGCGTTTTTTTGAGATCGGCAATGTCGCTTGGAAAAGGGGGGATCGGTTCGAAGAAGAAAAGCAGGTGGCCGGGTTACTGGTCGGCGAGACCGGTGAATCCGCCTGGTATGGAAAACCGCGAGCCGTTGACTTTTATGACATCAAGGGCCTCTTTTATGCCTTGATTGAGCAACTCGGAATCCAGGGCGTTACATTGGGCGTCGCTCAGGGGGCCTACTGGGCCCCGGAGAGCGCCGGAATCTACCTCAAGGATCAGAGCCTGCTCGGCAGCTTTGGCCGCCTGAGCGAAGCGGTTTTGCAGAGTTTCAAGCTCAAGACGGCCGATTGCTTCGGCCTTGTCCTCAGCTTTGATCAGCTCTACGCGCATCGGCTGGTACATCGCAGGTTTCAGCCGATCGCCAGATTTCCGATGATTCCCTTTGACATTGCCCTGCTCCTCGATGACGAGATCGCAGTGGGGGCTGTGGAACAGGCCATCCGGGAATCTGGTGGCGAATATCTCGTAAAAGTCCATCTTTTCGACTATTACCAGGGTGAGCAGGTGCCGAAAGGTAAAAAAAGCGTCGCTTTTTCATTGAATTTTTGCTCAAAAGAACGTACATTGGGAGTAAATGAGGTAGAGCAGCAGGTGGCGGCGATCCTCGCCCGACTCTCCGCCCAGTTTGGTGCCGAATTGAGACCACGCTAG
- the pheS gene encoding phenylalanine--tRNA ligase subunit alpha, with protein MSEILSHLQQQLAALQEEFAQRLPTAIAATDLEQLKSEFLGRKGKLQSFFAQLGRVEAGERPLLGAELNRLKETMQQQCDAAALSFQHRPKAISAFDPTMPARYPQIGSFHPILQTMDEIKQIFVGMGFRIEEGPEIESEYYNFTALNIPEYHPSRDMQDSFYLENRYVLRTHTSPVQIRTMEQQKPPVRMIAPGRCFRKDTPDATHSPTFHQVEGLYVDRGVSFADLKGTVQAFAQKIFDDRQVRVRFRPSFFPFTEPSAEYDFSCIFCKGKGCRFCKNSGWLEISGAGMVDPAVFGFVDYDPELYSGYAFGMGIERIALLKYQIHDIRILFENDMRFLEQF; from the coding sequence ATGAGTGAAATCCTGTCCCACCTGCAGCAGCAACTCGCAGCCCTGCAAGAAGAATTCGCACAGCGCCTCCCGACGGCCATCGCAGCGACGGATCTCGAGCAGCTGAAAAGCGAATTTCTGGGCCGCAAAGGCAAACTGCAATCCTTTTTTGCCCAGCTCGGCAGGGTGGAGGCAGGAGAACGACCGCTGCTCGGGGCGGAGTTGAACCGCTTGAAAGAGACGATGCAACAGCAATGCGATGCCGCAGCGCTCTCCTTCCAACACCGCCCCAAAGCGATCTCTGCATTCGATCCGACGATGCCTGCCAGATATCCCCAGATCGGCAGTTTCCATCCCATCCTTCAAACGATGGATGAAATTAAGCAGATTTTCGTCGGCATGGGGTTCCGCATCGAAGAGGGGCCCGAGATTGAGAGTGAGTACTACAATTTCACCGCCCTCAACATCCCCGAGTACCACCCCTCACGCGACATGCAGGATTCCTTTTACCTTGAAAACCGCTATGTGCTGAGGACCCATACCTCGCCGGTGCAAATCCGCACTATGGAGCAGCAAAAACCGCCTGTGCGCATGATCGCGCCGGGGCGCTGCTTCCGCAAGGATACTCCGGACGCCACCCATTCACCCACTTTTCACCAGGTGGAAGGCCTTTACGTCGATCGCGGCGTCTCCTTCGCGGATCTGAAGGGAACGGTTCAGGCCTTCGCCCAAAAGATCTTCGATGACCGGCAGGTGCGCGTCCGCTTCCGGCCCAGCTTCTTTCCCTTCACGGAGCCGAGCGCCGAATACGATTTTTCGTGTATCTTCTGCAAGGGCAAGGGGTGCCGCTTTTGCAAGAACAGTGGCTGGCTCGAGATCTCCGGCGCCGGCATGGTCGACCCGGCGGTCTTTGGATTTGTCGATTACGATCCCGAACTCTATTCGGGCTATGCCTTCGGTATGGGCATCGAACGCATCGCCCTGCTCAAATACCAGATTCATGATATTCGCATTCTTTTTGAAAACGACATGCGCTTTCTCGAGCAATTCTAA
- the rplT gene encoding 50S ribosomal protein L20 — protein sequence MPRSHSPVVTRHRRNKYLKAAKGYYGGKHRLYRSARETVEKGLTYNYRDRRARRREFRSLWIVRINAAARLYGMNYSSLINGLKQKDIDINRKMLAELAVHDLQAFEQLVNTAKA from the coding sequence ATGCCAAGATCACATTCGCCGGTCGTCACGCGTCACCGTCGAAATAAATACTTGAAGGCCGCCAAGGGATATTACGGCGGCAAGCACCGCCTCTACCGTTCCGCCCGCGAAACCGTGGAGAAAGGGCTTACCTATAATTATCGTGACCGCAGAGCCAGAAGACGCGAGTTTCGTAGTTTGTGGATTGTGCGTATCAATGCCGCCGCCCGCCTGTATGGAATGAATTATTCCTCGCTCATCAACGGGCTGAAACAAAAAGATATCGACATCAACCGCAAAATGCTCGCTGAACTGGCTGTTCACGATCTCCAGGCATTCGAACAATTGGTTAATACCGCCAAGGCCTGA
- the rpmI gene encoding 50S ribosomal protein L35 — MPKMKSNRAAKKRFRLTGTGKVRRNHAYARHILTKKSPKRKRALRRTTIVSAEDTPRIKRMLSA; from the coding sequence ATGCCCAAGATGAAAAGCAACCGCGCGGCGAAAAAACGTTTTCGCCTCACGGGAACCGGCAAGGTACGGCGCAATCATGCTTATGCGCGCCACATCTTGACCAAAAAATCACCCAAACGCAAACGTGCCCTGCGCCGGACCACGATCGTCTCGGCCGAGGACACCCCGCGCATCAAGCGCATGCTAAGCGCCTAA
- the infC gene encoding translation initiation factor IF-3 — MKKKLTRVNELIDAPSVRLVDEKGEQVGIVSRNEALRRAESAGLDLVEVSPNAAPPVCKIMDFGKFKYELSKKEKETRKKQHVIVTKEIRMRPKIEEHDFEFKLKHARKFLLEGDRVRASVQFKGREMIHQEFGRKIMERFIENLQDVAKTEKDPTMEGGQLVVFFVKK; from the coding sequence ATTAAGAAAAAACTCACTCGCGTCAATGAACTGATCGATGCCCCTTCCGTCCGTCTGGTGGATGAAAAAGGCGAACAGGTGGGTATCGTGAGCCGCAATGAGGCCTTGCGCCGGGCGGAGAGCGCCGGACTCGACCTGGTCGAGGTCTCTCCCAATGCCGCTCCGCCGGTGTGCAAGATCATGGATTTCGGCAAGTTCAAGTATGAGCTTTCCAAGAAAGAGAAAGAGACGCGCAAAAAACAGCACGTCATCGTCACCAAAGAGATCCGCATGCGGCCCAAGATTGAGGAACATGACTTTGAATTCAAACTGAAACACGCGCGCAAATTTCTCCTCGAGGGAGACCGCGTCCGTGCTTCGGTCCAATTCAAGGGACGCGAAATGATTCATCAGGAGTTTGGCCGAAAGATCATGGAGCGCTTCATTGAAAACCTCCAGGATGTCGCCAAAACCGAAAAAGATCCCACGATGGAAGGCGGCCAGCTCGTGGTCTTTTTCGTCAAGAAGTAA
- the thrS gene encoding threonine--tRNA ligase, whose product MSSITLTFPDGRSAEYPQGIKPADILAGIGGRIAHEAIAAQVDGAVVDLARPLQQGGRIVFLTADSPAGMEVFWHSAAHVLAHAVKELYPEAQFAFGPPVEEGFYYDIDVKNSFTPEDLQRIEEKMAEIVAADFPFVREELDKEAALALFRERKEGYKLQQIERLGEPPSIYCDGPFIDLCRGPHLPSTGLIRYFKLLSVAGAYWLGDEKNPMLQRIYGIAFPKKSQLDAYLQRIEEAKKRDHRRLGRELDLYSINDEIGPGLILWHPKGGFIRYKVEEFWRQEHLKNGYEFVYTPHIARLELWQTSGHLGFFKENMYSPTEVDEQLYQIKPMNCPFHLQIFRSQTRSYRQLPIRWAELGTVYRYERSGVLHGLMRVRGFTQDDAHHFCRPDQLNDEIDMLLGFTLHMLRSFGFSDLEIYLSTRPEHAVGSIDNWERATDALRAGLEKAKLNYQIDPGEGVFYGPKIDIKIKDSLGRTWQCSTIQVDFNEPERFDLTYVGQDGKEHRPIMIHRALLGSLERFFGVMIEHYAGAFPLWLAPTQVMVLPITEKQHPYAEQIRNQLIAAGLRAEMDDRSEKVGYKIREAETQKIPYMLIVGAKEAEQNLVSVRKHGKGDSGLAEIPAVISEIQELVRVKAENH is encoded by the coding sequence TTGTCATCTATAACGCTTACCTTCCCGGACGGACGTTCGGCGGAGTACCCGCAAGGCATCAAGCCGGCAGACATTCTCGCCGGGATTGGCGGCCGGATCGCCCATGAAGCCATCGCCGCTCAGGTCGATGGAGCCGTCGTAGACCTCGCACGGCCCCTGCAGCAGGGCGGCCGCATAGTCTTTCTGACGGCCGATTCGCCCGCGGGCATGGAGGTCTTTTGGCACAGCGCCGCTCATGTTCTGGCGCATGCCGTCAAGGAACTCTATCCTGAAGCCCAATTCGCCTTTGGCCCTCCAGTCGAGGAGGGTTTTTACTATGATATCGACGTCAAGAACAGCTTCACCCCCGAAGATCTGCAGCGCATTGAGGAGAAGATGGCCGAGATCGTCGCCGCGGATTTCCCTTTTGTCCGCGAAGAACTCGATAAAGAAGCCGCCCTGGCGCTGTTCCGCGAGCGCAAGGAGGGGTACAAGCTGCAGCAGATCGAACGACTGGGCGAACCCCCCAGCATTTACTGCGATGGGCCGTTCATCGACCTGTGCCGAGGGCCGCATCTGCCCTCAACAGGCCTGATTCGCTATTTTAAGCTGCTCAGTGTGGCCGGTGCATACTGGCTTGGCGATGAAAAAAATCCCATGCTGCAACGGATTTACGGCATCGCCTTTCCCAAAAAATCCCAGCTGGACGCCTACCTGCAACGTATCGAGGAGGCCAAGAAACGGGACCACCGTCGCCTCGGACGCGAACTCGACCTCTACAGCATCAACGACGAGATCGGTCCGGGATTGATCCTCTGGCATCCCAAGGGCGGTTTCATCCGGTACAAGGTGGAAGAGTTCTGGCGCCAGGAACATCTCAAGAACGGCTATGAGTTCGTCTATACACCGCACATCGCTCGTCTCGAACTGTGGCAGACCAGCGGCCATCTCGGTTTCTTCAAGGAGAATATGTATTCGCCGACGGAGGTCGATGAGCAGCTCTATCAAATCAAACCGATGAATTGCCCCTTCCATCTGCAGATCTTCCGTAGTCAGACCCGCAGCTATCGCCAGCTGCCGATCCGCTGGGCGGAACTAGGCACCGTCTACCGCTACGAACGCTCTGGCGTTCTACATGGCCTGATGCGCGTACGCGGCTTCACACAGGACGATGCCCATCATTTCTGCCGCCCCGACCAGCTAAACGACGAGATCGACATGCTGCTCGGCTTCACCCTGCACATGCTGCGTTCCTTTGGCTTCTCCGATCTCGAGATCTATCTCTCGACGCGACCTGAACACGCAGTTGGCTCCATCGATAATTGGGAGCGCGCGACTGATGCCCTGCGCGCCGGGCTGGAAAAGGCCAAACTGAACTATCAGATTGATCCGGGAGAAGGGGTCTTTTACGGCCCCAAGATTGACATCAAGATCAAGGATTCGCTCGGCCGTACCTGGCAATGCAGCACGATCCAGGTGGACTTTAACGAGCCCGAACGTTTCGATCTAACCTATGTCGGCCAGGATGGCAAGGAGCACCGGCCGATCATGATCCATCGCGCTCTTCTAGGCTCGCTGGAACGCTTTTTTGGCGTCATGATCGAGCACTATGCCGGCGCTTTTCCGCTTTGGCTGGCGCCGACCCAGGTGATGGTGCTGCCGATTACCGAAAAACAACACCCTTATGCCGAACAGATCAGAAACCAGCTTATCGCAGCCGGCCTCCGCGCCGAAATGGATGACCGCAGCGAGAAGGTGGGTTACAAAATACGCGAAGCCGAAACGCAAAAAATCCCCTACATGCTGATTGTCGGAGCGAAGGAGGCGGAACAAAACCTCGTTTCCGTTCGTAAGCACGGCAAGGGAGATAGTGGATTGGCTGAAATCCCGGCTGTGATTTCAGAGATTCAGGAATTAGTCCGCGTCAAGGCAGAGAATCATTAG
- a CDS encoding DHHA1 domain-containing protein produces MTEKLYQGDSYLREMDAVVLEKGERNGRPALLLDRTVFYPTSGGQMHDTGHIEGVAVEEVQVEGEAIWHLLAAPVESATVHGAIDWPRRFDFMQQHTGFHLLAGAFYQGARIRTLSAHLGEEVSTIEVDAAEVPEETLEEIESLANRVIWEDRRVTSRIVDQATAEGLQLRKAPQVKGTIRLIEIADFDLDPCGGTHVSSTGQVGMVKIIGREKIRQGTRYTFVAGGRAWRLVQDHARTLAELTGHLTTDAGSLTAAVIKLQEENKGLRKSLELKTRQLAEQSLEAVCAAAGTSVIISHLFEDVELETVRYLAAMAVRRRPGTYLFAGRSARAALAFATSTREIDLRPAFTAAIQRISGRGGGEPGFVQGSGNDIGQIEGALQIARAILENAEKKD; encoded by the coding sequence ATGACCGAAAAGCTCTATCAAGGCGACAGTTATCTGCGGGAAATGGATGCGGTGGTGCTGGAAAAGGGCGAACGCAACGGCCGACCCGCGTTGCTGCTGGACCGGACGGTGTTTTATCCCACCTCCGGCGGGCAAATGCACGATACCGGACATATCGAGGGTGTCGCCGTGGAGGAGGTCCAGGTCGAGGGCGAGGCGATCTGGCATCTGCTCGCTGCCCCTGTCGAGTCCGCCACGGTCCACGGCGCCATCGACTGGCCGCGACGCTTTGACTTTATGCAGCAACACACGGGATTCCACCTGCTTGCAGGTGCCTTTTACCAGGGGGCCCGGATCAGAACCCTATCCGCTCACCTAGGGGAGGAGGTATCGACCATCGAGGTCGATGCCGCCGAGGTGCCGGAGGAAACCCTCGAGGAAATCGAAAGCTTGGCGAACCGGGTCATCTGGGAGGATCGCCGCGTCACCAGCCGGATCGTCGATCAAGCCACGGCCGAAGGATTGCAGTTGCGCAAGGCCCCCCAGGTGAAAGGAACCATCCGGCTCATCGAGATTGCCGATTTTGATTTGGATCCGTGCGGTGGAACGCATGTCAGTTCGACGGGACAGGTGGGAATGGTCAAGATCATCGGCCGCGAAAAGATCCGCCAGGGCACCCGCTATACCTTTGTGGCCGGCGGGCGTGCCTGGCGTCTGGTTCAAGACCACGCTCGTACACTCGCGGAGCTCACCGGTCACCTGACCACCGATGCCGGGAGCCTGACTGCTGCTGTGATCAAATTGCAGGAGGAAAACAAGGGGCTGCGCAAGTCGCTGGAGCTGAAGACCCGGCAGCTGGCGGAGCAAAGCCTGGAGGCCGTCTGTGCCGCAGCGGGAACATCCGTCATCATCAGCCATCTCTTCGAGGATGTCGAACTCGAGACCGTGCGCTATCTGGCGGCGATGGCGGTGCGCCGGCGTCCGGGCACCTACCTGTTCGCAGGCCGTTCGGCGCGCGCGGCACTGGCCTTCGCCACCAGCACCCGCGAGATCGACCTGCGTCCTGCCTTCACCGCAGCGATTCAGCGAATTTCGGGACGCGGAGGCGGAGAGCCCGGCTTCGTCCAGGGCAGCGGCAATGATATCGGCCAGATCGAGGGGGCATTGCAGATCGCCCGTGCAATCCTCGAAAATGCCGAGAAAAAAGATTGA